A genomic segment from Phragmites australis chromosome 6, lpPhrAust1.1, whole genome shotgun sequence encodes:
- the LOC133920922 gene encoding actin-related protein 2/3 complex subunit 1B-like isoform X2 — MATAAVAIHQFAECITCHAWSPDQSMTAFCPNNNEVHIYKFFTDKWEKLHVLSKHDQIVSGIDWSRSSNKIVTVSHDRNSYVWTLEGPDWVPTLVILKLNRAALCVQWSPKENKFAVGSGAKSVCICYYEQENNWWISKVIRKRHESSVTNVAWHPNNIHLATTSTDGKCRIFSTFIKGVDTRGSQASTSSDWKFGEQIAQLDLSSTWAFGVRWSPSGKTLAYTGHNSMVYFIDDVESSPAAQNLVLRDLPLRDILFVSEHMVIGVGFDCNPMIFAADETGLWSFVRYLDERKATPSTSKASQLSEALVKLYGQTKQGTSSDTVEPSKPRGGAHENCITCIVPLRTGSDNAIKRFSTSGLDGKIVVWDLENHINMTK; from the exons ATGGCCACGGCAGCGGTGGCGATCCACCAGTTCGCCGAGTGCATCACCTGCCACGCATGGAGCCCCGACCAGTCCA TGACTGCCTTTTGTCCAAACAACAATGAAGtgcatatttataaatttttcacaGACAAGTGGGAGAAACTTCATGTTCTTTCAAAG CACGATCAAATAGTGTCTGGGATAGATTGGAGTAGATCATCCAACAAAATTGTAACAGTTTCACACGATAGGAACTC ATATGTTTGGACACTGGAAGGACCTGATTGGGTACCCACCCTCGTTATTCTCAAGCTAAATCGTGCAGCTTTATGTGTCCAATGGAGCCCAAAAG AAAATAAGTTTGCTGTGGGAAGTGGTGCTAAGTCTGTGTGCATTTGCTActatgaacaagaaaacaactG GTGGATTAGCAAGGTTATTAGGAAAAGGCATGAATCTTCTGTTACTAATGTCGCATGGCATCCAAATAAT aTACATCTTGCAACAACATCTACTGATGGTAAATGCAGAATATTCTCCACTTTCATCAAGGGTGTGGATACAAG GGGATCGCAAGCGAGCACTTCCTCCGATTGGAAATTTGGGGAG CAAATTGCGCAGCTTGATCTGTCATCTACTTGGGCATTTGGCGTAAGGTGGTCACCAAGTGGAAAAACATTGGCATATACAG GGCACAATTCCATGGTTTATTTCATTGATGATGTTGAATCTTCTCCTGCCGCACAAAATTTGGTGCTGCGTGATCTGCCTCTCCGTGAT ATTCTTTTTGTCTCTGAGCACATGGTGATTGGTGTCGGCTTTGACTGCAACCCTATGATCTTTGCTGCAGATGAGACTGGACTTTG GAGTTTTGTAAGATACTTGGATGAAAGGAAAGCTACTCCATCGACTTCAAAAGCCTCGCAG CTCTCTGAAGCCCTTGTAAAGCTATATGGTCAAACAAAGCAAGGGACAAGTAGTGACACTGTTGAACCATCAAAACCTCGCGGTGGTGCTCATGAGAACTGCATAAC TTGCATCGTACCGTTGAGAACAGGAAGCGACAATGCTATCAAACGTTTCAGCACATCAG GACTGGATGGTAAGATTGTGGTATGGGATTTGGAAAATCACATCAATATGACAAAGTAG
- the LOC133920922 gene encoding actin-related protein 2/3 complex subunit 1B-like isoform X1: protein MEPRPVQSSICLLIHHNFVYTRRPLAPVLLETVTAFCPNNNEVHIYKFFTDKWEKLHVLSKHDQIVSGIDWSRSSNKIVTVSHDRNSYVWTLEGPDWVPTLVILKLNRAALCVQWSPKENKFAVGSGAKSVCICYYEQENNWWISKVIRKRHESSVTNVAWHPNNIHLATTSTDGKCRIFSTFIKGVDTRGSQASTSSDWKFGEQIAQLDLSSTWAFGVRWSPSGKTLAYTGHNSMVYFIDDVESSPAAQNLVLRDLPLRDILFVSEHMVIGVGFDCNPMIFAADETGLWSFVRYLDERKATPSTSKASQLSEALVKLYGQTKQGTSSDTVEPSKPRGGAHENCITCIVPLRTGSDNAIKRFSTSGLDGKIVVWDLENHINMTK, encoded by the exons ATGGAGCCCCGACCAGTCCA GTCTTCTATCTGCTTATTGATACACCATAACTTTGTTTATACCAGAAGACCACTAGCTCCTGTTCTTCTTGAGACTG TGACTGCCTTTTGTCCAAACAACAATGAAGtgcatatttataaatttttcacaGACAAGTGGGAGAAACTTCATGTTCTTTCAAAG CACGATCAAATAGTGTCTGGGATAGATTGGAGTAGATCATCCAACAAAATTGTAACAGTTTCACACGATAGGAACTC ATATGTTTGGACACTGGAAGGACCTGATTGGGTACCCACCCTCGTTATTCTCAAGCTAAATCGTGCAGCTTTATGTGTCCAATGGAGCCCAAAAG AAAATAAGTTTGCTGTGGGAAGTGGTGCTAAGTCTGTGTGCATTTGCTActatgaacaagaaaacaactG GTGGATTAGCAAGGTTATTAGGAAAAGGCATGAATCTTCTGTTACTAATGTCGCATGGCATCCAAATAAT aTACATCTTGCAACAACATCTACTGATGGTAAATGCAGAATATTCTCCACTTTCATCAAGGGTGTGGATACAAG GGGATCGCAAGCGAGCACTTCCTCCGATTGGAAATTTGGGGAG CAAATTGCGCAGCTTGATCTGTCATCTACTTGGGCATTTGGCGTAAGGTGGTCACCAAGTGGAAAAACATTGGCATATACAG GGCACAATTCCATGGTTTATTTCATTGATGATGTTGAATCTTCTCCTGCCGCACAAAATTTGGTGCTGCGTGATCTGCCTCTCCGTGAT ATTCTTTTTGTCTCTGAGCACATGGTGATTGGTGTCGGCTTTGACTGCAACCCTATGATCTTTGCTGCAGATGAGACTGGACTTTG GAGTTTTGTAAGATACTTGGATGAAAGGAAAGCTACTCCATCGACTTCAAAAGCCTCGCAG CTCTCTGAAGCCCTTGTAAAGCTATATGGTCAAACAAAGCAAGGGACAAGTAGTGACACTGTTGAACCATCAAAACCTCGCGGTGGTGCTCATGAGAACTGCATAAC TTGCATCGTACCGTTGAGAACAGGAAGCGACAATGCTATCAAACGTTTCAGCACATCAG GACTGGATGGTAAGATTGTGGTATGGGATTTGGAAAATCACATCAATATGACAAAGTAG